Sequence from the Equus asinus isolate D_3611 breed Donkey chromosome 5, EquAss-T2T_v2, whole genome shotgun sequence genome:
ACGTGGTAATGGCTGGAGCCCAGGCATTTGGGGCAGTGGCCGGTgtgagggcaggagctgtgttccCAGGACACATTGCTGACTCGTGAGATCCGCAGTTCACTGGGATCTGCTCACTGGAAGGGCCTGGTCCTAGCTGCCTTCTCGGCCCTTAAGTGTCACCAGCCAATCTCAGGTGTGGTCAGGACGCAGGTGACTGTGCCAGGGGTTAAAGCGAAGGGGAAAAGGCCACCTTCTACTCAAACCTAGGCCGGCGCTGCCCCATAGAGCTTTCTGtttgtgatgatgatggtggccACCAGCCACTCGTGGTTATCGGGTGCGTGAAAGGTGGcgagtgcaactgaggaactgaattcaaAGTCAGCAGTCACGTGCGCTAGACAGGAAAGCCCCCGTAGCCCCTGGGAAGACCCCAAAGTTGACGATTATGGCATTAAATCTATTTGCAGCCCTGGGTAGGGAAAAAAGTGACATCTCCCCCTCTTTACTGCTCCTGCTGATACCCAGCACTGCAGGTTCTGTTTGTAAATGTGGTTGAGCATCCTCCCTGTTAGATGAGTAAATCAGGGCCTCATGCAAAGGGGCTCAAGAAGCGATTGCTCTGTTCCCTGGGGACTTTGGGGCCTGGCAGAAATCTCGAGCGTTTCACACCAGTGCATCGTTTTGGGCCTCCTGTGGTGACAGCACCCATCACTGAGCTGTGGCCTCATGCCAGACCTGGCTGGGAAGGATTTTCACCTGTGACCCCATTTGGTCCTCCACTCCAAGCGATGAGGCAGGAAGTCCCTACTTCCTGGATGAGGAGAGTTGGAGAAGGGAAGTCAGTTGACATAAGGCCCCATCCATGTCTGTCTGACCACCAAGTCCACACTTTCCTCGAAAGACCATCCATGCCTTTCTCCTGGACCGTGAGCCTTCTGGAATGGGAACCATGTCTTACTCATTGAACAGCAGGTGCTCCGTAACTCTCGAGAGGGAGAGATCCATGTGGGTGGGGGCGACAGGAGAAGGCTTCATGGGGAgtggagggaagagagtgagTGTGCCGAAGACTCTTGCCTGGAAAGCGAGCTCTGAGCGCGGCCCCATCCCTGCCTGTCCTCAGGGAGTCCCCATAGTGACCTCaggcttctctcttcttccagccCTTTAACCACAGACACAAGGTGGCCAAGTTCTGCTATGCAGACAAGGTGAGTCCCTGGCAACTGTGGGGTTGGGGTGCTGCCCCCTCTTGCCCTGCTAGTTGCTGACGTGCAGGTAGACGTCAGTCACTCCTTTCCTCTCTGGCCGTGGGGGTGGGGGCGTGAGGGGCGGCTGGCACTGAGTCTCTGGGTGGGCGTCTTTGATGGGGCCAGGCATGCAAGGGTTGACTTGAGCCAAGGGGCGCTgcctgggccagggctgggaCACCCCCACACGGCCCTTTCTGGGAGGCAGATCCTGGTTTGGGAGATGGGAGTCGATTCTGGAAGGTCAAGTCAGGGACATTGAAGGCATCGTGGATGGAAAGCCAGGCAGAGAACTGGCATCATGGAGCGCCAGGCAGAGGGGTGGGGTGACCTGTGGCTGGGGGTCCAGGAGCTGGCATCAGGTGGCAGTGAGGGCAGTTGGCGTCTGCGATGCCAGCAGCAGGTGGATGTCTCAGGCTGTGGTTCTGCCTGGCGAGGGCAAGGCTGGGCCCCTGACCTCCAGGCTGGAGGCTCCGGCAGGTTCAGGAGCCCCAGGTCCCAGGACTGCAGCGAGGCCCCGATGAGCCCACAGAGGCAGTGGAGTAGGTTTAACAGCTGCAGGCCTCAGTGCCAAGTCCTTGGCAAGTCCCTCAGACTTCTCCAGACGAGAAGGATGGGCTCCGAGCCTGGGGCGCCCCAGCTGACAATGGGACCACAGGGTCTGCAGCAGCCAGGAGCCAGGGGTCTCCAGATCTCTCCTCCCTTGCTCACTCCCCTGGGGCCCTTCCTGCTGCGGGAGGAAGCCCCTCACCTTTTCCTCTTCGTCAGGCCCTGCTCAACAAAGCCATCGAGGCCGCCTTGGCTGCCAGGAAAGAGTGGGACCTGAAGCCTGTCGCTGACCGGGCCCAGATCTTCCTACGGGCGGCGGATATGCTGAGCGGGCCACACAGGGCGGAGGTCCTTGCCAAGACGATGGTGGGACAGGTGAGGTGCCCTTGGGCACAGTCGGGGCCGGTTGGGGCACTCCTGCCCCATTCGATCCAGCAGACATCAGCTGAACAGCTTCAGGGTGCCAAGCCCTGCCCTGTGTGCTGGAGACCCAGAGATGTCCTTGGGGGACGAGGCCTAGGAGAGGGGACTGTGCTTGGCCTGCATATCCTACTGTGGaaatgccccctcccctcccctccaccccgtCCCGGGCCAGGCCTTTGTCAGGCTTTGCCTGGACTGACAGGTGCCCTGTGCGGTCCTGCAGGCTCGGGCAGACCCTGCAGCCCTCAGTGGTCAGTCTGACACCTCCAGCAGGTCACTCCAGGCTTGTGAACCACCAAGATGTCTGTCACTGAGAGTCACGTCCCAAGGCCTGAGCCCAGCACCCAGGGCCCTTTGTTTCCGGCCTCTGTCCAGCTCGCCAGCTGCTCTGCCCTTCCTGCCAGGCCATCCCGCCATGATGTTGCCATTGGCAAGATTCCTGGACTGTGGCCATCCCATCCCGTCTCCCTGCCTCCGCCCTGTgtcccctgcctggaatgctcacTCTTCTCTGCCCCTTGAACTCTTACCCGTCAAGGTCCAGTCCAGATATCACCTCCTCTGTGAGGCTTCCAGAACCTTCTCTGTCCAAAAGGATCAGCCCTGCCTCCGTGCTCCCGTAGCATGCTGTTCATTCGTCAGTTACAGCCTGGATCGCATGGGGGTGTCATGACTTCCTATGTGTTTGTCCCTTGTACAAGCTTTTTGGGGACAGTCATCATGTGCTACTGTTCTCCGTCTTTCTGTGCCTTGCACCGTGTCTTCCTGGAATTGGAGGAGGTCCTGATGGGCGTTTTTGAGCAAGTGCACGTTGAGCCTGCGAGCGGCACGGGCAGCACAGAgctggggaaggagcagagggagaaggttAATTTCGCCACCTCCAGGCATGAGCCTTGGGCTGGGTCAGCCCAGAGCTCTTGCTGGGGGGTCCGCACTGAGAgcccctgctgctgcccggaggtGGTACGACAGCCCCACGCCCGGCCAGCTGTCTCCTGGTTCTCTCAGCCCCTGCTGTGGGTGTCGGGCTCCGGAGTGTCCCGTGGGCCATGCTCGGGCAGGCAGAGCCACAAGACCAGAGGGAGGTGCCTCTCGATTTGACTAGACACTCAGGAGCTTGTGGGAAGCGTGGTGGCCGCACAGAGTGGGGGTGATGCAGCTCAGCTCAGCTTCCCTGCTCCGTGTCACGAGCAGGACGAGCAGCTGCCGGTGACCCTGTGTACCAAGGAGGGGCCGCCCCGTCCGAGAAAGCCCATTCTTGCTGCCCAGCGTCCTTTCCTCATGGCTCATGTTGCTGTCAGGAAGAACAGACAGTCTAAGGAGATGTTTGCAGTCGTCAGGCCCCCTGGTCTTGGCCCAGATGCCCCCAGCGAGGGCGCATGATCATCCCTGGGAACGAGCCGCCAGCATCCTGCACATGATGTCACTGTGGGCGCAGGGTCCAGTGTCAGGAGAGGGCTAACTGGAGGCACATCTGCCACCGCCGACCCCGGCCCTCCTACCTTGCAGGGTAAGACGGTGATCCAGGCGGAGATCGACGCCGCGGCCGAGCTCATCGACTTCTTCAGATTCAATGCCAAGTTTGCCGTGGAGCTGGAGGGGCAGCAGCCGATCAGCGTGCCGCCCAGCACCAACAGCGTGGTGTACCGGGGGCTCGAGGTACCCAcagcggcgggcggcggggcggggcggggcgggcgggggctgCCCGAAGCTTGAGCTCGGCCTCACCGCCGCCTCCTCGTCCCCCAGGGCTTCGTGGCAGCCATCTCTCCATTTAACTTCACCGCAATCGGCGGCAACCTGGCGGGGGCGCCGGCCTTGATGGTGAGAcgtgggcagggggtggggatggCGGGAGTGAGTCATTGTCCCCTCTGAACAGACAAGAGGCCACACTCGAGCCCCTCGGGTCCTGGCCCTGGTCGTGGGGAGAAGCacagggggcgggggcggcgagGGGCTTATTTGTCAGGGTCGCACAGCGAGTAAATGATGTGACAGAAAAGGATTCAGGCTTAGTTTTAAAGTCACTGGGCACCACTGCCGCTATCAGGGTGGAGGTGGCCATTGCCTTCATGAGCTCCCAGTCTGATGGGGGAGACGCAGCCTTGCCCTCAGAGGGCCTGGGGGCTCACGGAGTTGCAGGAGGCGGGCTGAGAGTTGGGGGGGGGGTCTGGACCCCCCGCCCCAGGGCAGCCGGGTGAGCTGGAGGATGCTCATGCACAGACAGGCGGGGTGCACGCCGAGCTGCCCACGTGCCTCACCTAGGACACATGCAGGGAGCCCTGTGAGCACTTGCCCAGCTATGCCCAGTGACGCCCAGTGACTCAGACACACCCAGAACACATGTGCCCAAGGGTGCTGGCAGGATGAGACTGCACAGGCTTCCAGAGGAAGGGAGCCCTGGCCAGAGTGTGGGAGCAGACAGGGCAGGGTGGGGTCTTGTTGGCAAGGGCTGTTAGAGCAAAGCCTGACACCTGGAGGAGTGGGGTTGGGTAGGGGACATCCTGGCCTGCACAGAGGCCTGGTGGTTCCAGGTGGGGGATGGCCATGCTTCCGGGTAGGGTGGGAATGGGGGCTGGTGGCCCCAGCCTCATGGATCATCACCTTGCCTCCCGGGCAGGGCAATGTGGTCCTGTGGAAGCCCAGTGACACTGCCATGCTGGCCAGCTACGCCGTCTACCGCGTCCTCCGGGAAGCTGGCCTGCCCCCTAACATCATCCAGTTTGTGCCGGCTGATGGGCCCACATTTGGGGACACTGTCACCAGCTCAGAGCACCTCTGTGGCATCAACTTCACAGGCAGCGTGCCGTAAGTCCCTGGGCGTGGCGGGTGGCATGGGGACGTTCACCAGGCAACGGCCTCGTCACCTCTGTCCAGGAGCTGGGGCTGTGAACCCAGAGGTCAGGCACTGACCGTGCCCACTTACTCGCTGTGTGGCCGTGGGTGagccacttcacctctctgagcctcggtttcttcccCTGTACAACGGGAGTGATTCTCCCTCCCCTGCAGAGTAGTTGTGAGGGTCAGATTAGGTGATGAGCAGGGAAGAGCTGCGAAGGCTAGAAGCAGCCTGCGGGGGTTTGGCGATTTCGAAGTCACCTCTGCTACTGGAAGAGGCTCGAGGGCGCTTGGAAGGAATTGCAGGAGGAAGtcaggaaggcttcttggaggcaGTGGCATCAGACGGAGAAGTTGCCAGatgaggggggtggggtggagagaatgtgggaggtggaggtggcCTCATGTGGCCCAAGTGGCATTCGGGGGCTGAGGGTaagagggtgggggcggggcgtgGTTCCATTGCGGTTGTTCATTCCTTCACTCACCCAGCAGGGCTTTATCGAGCCCCTGCTCAGCAGTGTTCTTGAGAAGTAGACAAGACCCCACCTCTCGGGGATTTAGTCCGCTGCCTCTAAGGCCCTGTGAGCCCACTAAGGTGTCTGGACTTTTTCCTGAAGGTcatgggagccatggaaggttttACACAGAGGGAGTGGCTTAATCAGAGTTCTGTTTGAAGCAGAGGTCGCAAATCCAGGGGGCCTGGCAAGGGGCTCTCCTGGTCTCGATGGACCAGCCTTGTACAACTGGGACAGTTTCATGTAAAAACCCAAATGTTCTCTTGATGACCTGGACCGTCCGGTCGCTGGGCCTGCATTGCCATGTGGTGTCACTGGCCGGAGGCGGGCAGGCGCTCTCCGGTTCCCCACTGTGCCCCCCCAGCCCGGGTCTCTGCATACCCAGGTGGCCTTCActccctgcctggcccctccGGGCCCCTGCGTTCGCAGCCTCTGGCCCAGGTGACCGCTCTGGCTGCTCTGTGCTAGTGGCCAGAAAGAGGTCGGTTAGGAGGCCGTCCACATCCGAGGAGGGGCCCGAACCTGGGTGGAGACAGCGGGCAGACGGGGAAGGGGCCGATGCAAGTGAGCGAGGAGCAGGGTCAGGTGGGGTCAGCGGGAGGGTCCAGGCTcgggtggggcaggaggtgggcgCCTGGGAGGCTTGGCCCAAGAAGATGACCCACCTGCCGGTCACTTCGCGGCTGAGGTGCCCGAGGGCCACTGGGGTTCCAGTGTTGAGGTTTGCACTCGGGGACCTTCCAGGTGTCCTTGGGGACATCTGCAATGACTTCTTGCCTCTGCCGGCCTCAGGCTCTCCCCCGCTGCTTCCCGCCAAGCTTTACCGGGTGGCGATGGCAGCGTCAGACTTGCTGAGGAGGGCCGTTTTCCAGAAGGCCCGCTCTGCTGCCGCTGGCCCCGCCGTCCCTGCCGATTAGCGGGCGGCGCGGCCCGGCCCCATTTGCCATGCTCTGAGGCTGAAAGGTGGGAGAGTCATAAATTAGTATTAGCTGCTGTGTCTCCGGCTCCCTGCTGATtagcatttttattgttttctggtgCTGAGGTTGGTCACACTTGCAGCtcggggaggaggtgggggcccGGCACGCTCTCCCAGGACCTTCCTCAATTCGGCCTCTGGAAGCCTGGGCACTGGGCCAGGGCGTCCCTCCCAGACCGTGACAGCGTCTGTCCCCATCAGGCACCCGCAGAGTGCCCAGCACTGTCCTGAGCACTTGACTCGCATTAGAGTGAATCACAAAACAGCCCTGCCAGGTGGGATCCTTCTCTCTTGTTTCCAGAGGAGGTGCAGAattagaggctcagagaggttaagtgatgaACGTAAGATCACACAGCCATGAGTGTCTCAGTCAAGCCTTGAACCCAGCACCCTCTGGCCTTCTCTGCCCCATCTTGCCGCCAAGCCTCCCCTTGCTCCCTCCCTGTAGACTCAGAATGCAGCCATTTCCAGCCGCCACCACCTCCTTGGTTCCCCGCCACCATGGCTGTGACCCCTGCCCGCCTCCTGCTGGGCTGCGACCCTGGCCCTCCTCCCTGGGCTTTTCGGCCCCTTCCTCTGGTGGGGAcagctcccctctccccaagACCCTCACCATCTCAGGAACCTCAGCCCGGCTCCCTAACCGTGTCCTCTGGTTTCAGTACCTTCAAACACCTGTGGAAGCAGGTGGCCCAGAACCTGGACCGGTTCCGCACCTTCCCGCGCCTGGCCGGAGGTAAGGGCCCTTCGCCACCCCTTCCCCGTGGCCCCAGGGACCCCTCCCCTGGCCACGATGGAAGAAGAGGAGGTGGAGGTGATGCAGCTGTAGGCGGGGAGGCCGTGCAGGAGCTGAGAGCTGGGTGCCGGGGCGGAGGCAGGTCCGCAGTTGTGCACAGTGCTGGCGCCTCAGAAGGTGCATTTTTTCACTCATTCGTCAGTCCTTCAGCAAATAAATTATTAAGCGTCCATGTAGCTACTTTCTGGACACTGGGGATGCAGAGATGAGGAGTGGCAGACCCAGCCCTTGCCAGTCTGTTCCAGTAGCAGGAGGCAGTCGATAGACAGATGGGTGGCGTCAGGTCGTGACCGGGGCCATCAAGAATTAAAGGAGGGAAAAGAGGTGACGAGCAGAGCGCCCAGGGGCTGGGTGCGGTGGTGGGCAGGTGGGCCTCTTCACGGAGGGAGCATTTGAGCGGAGACCTGAATGAGGAGAAGCAGCCAGCCTCACAAAGACCTGGGGGGGGGCCCTCTGGGGCACCAGTGCCGTCCAGTAGAATGTCCCGCGATGATGGAAACGTTCTCTATCTGCGTGTCTGACGTGGTAGCCACCAGCCCTGTGTGGCCATCACGTACTTGAAAGGTGGCCGCTGGGGCCAAGGAAGGGAATCTTCTGTTTTGTTGAATTTTAATGAGTTTGAATTTAAATAGCCACTTGTGGCTGGCGTCTACCGTGTTGCACGGCCCGGATCTCAGCAGGGGAGACTGCAAACAGAGGCCGTGGGGTGGGAATGAACTTGTACATGGGGAGACGAGGCCAGCGTAACTGGAGTAATGCCAAGACCTCGAGAGAGGGAGGTGGCGACGGGAGATGGAGCTGAGAGGTCGGCAGGGCTAGATCTTACTGAAATGTTACTAGTTGTCCCGTGAAGCAGCATTCCATGGTCAGGGAAATGAGGCACCGCTGTGTTAAAGAAAAATGGATTCCTCGCCTGCAGGacctctcagagcctttaatgCTCCAACTTGCATTGTACATCTTCAAGAGCAAGGTCTGATGTGTGTTTCCCCAACTCTTGGGGCCACAGAAGCGCACTTTTGCAGAGGCCCCGTGGCCCAAGTGTTTCGTGGAACACACTTTGGGTAAATGCCGAGATCTCGAGAGAGGGAGGGCTGTCCGGGGCCACACAGCACGGGGTcggcagagctggggctgtggGTTCAGTGCCCCTACTCCTGGGGTGAAGACTGGACCCCACTCCTGAGCCATGGGGAGCTTTGATGGGGGTGTCAGGGAAGGGGAGCCCTCCTCAGGGCCAGCTCTCGGCCCCCAGTGCCCCCAGTCCAGCCTCCGCGAGATGGGGACCAGCAAGCCGCTTCGGGGAGCTGCCCATGGTTTTCTGCTATCTCCTTTCCCCGCCCCCCTGAGGGAGAGAAACGCTGCCAACTCTCCCGCAGCCCACCCTCGAGCCTGTGATTGGATCTTTccacctcagttttctcgtctttaaaatgggaataacagcgGGAGGTGGTGAGATTTCAGCGGGACAGGCAGAGGCCCCGGACAGTCCGGCAGGTACTCAGTGCTCTGTCACTGGAGCTGCTGTTAGCTGATGCTTGTCCGAgggaggaaaccgaggctggagcgtgaaggacctgcctgagctCCCTCATCCTAAGGAGATGGGAGCAGTCCCCCTGTGGGTAGGAAGAGGGCCCCGCCCTGGCCGTGCTCCTCTCACTGGGTGGGGTGACTCAAGGAGTGCGGCGCCCACTTCTGGGAACGGATTGACCCTCAGGAGCCTTGGGTGCTGGTCCTCCTCTGCCCTTAGGTCGGGCAGCACCCTGACCCTGGCCTCCGTTTTCTCGTCTGTGGAGGGGGAGGATAGGCCCGGCTCCTCCCGCTCCCATCCGTCCGGGACTGGGGGCTGATCGCAGGCCCCTGGGACGGGTGTGGGCAGCGCGCAGGGTCCCCGGACTGGTGTGGGAGCCGGCCCTGCTCCCCGAGTCACCCCGCGCCCCGGCCCTTGCAGAGTGTGGGGGCAAGAACTTCCACTTCGTCCACCGCTCGGCCGACGTGGACAGCGTGGTGAGTGGGACCCTGCGCTCGGCCTTCGAGTACGGCGGCCAGAAGTGCTCGGCCTGCTCGCGCCTCTACGTGCCCCGCTCGCTGTGGCCGCAGATCAAAGGGCGGCTGCTGGAGGAGCACGGCAGGATCAAAGTGGGCGACGTGAGTGGCGCCTTCCTCCCGCCGCGGCGCAGCGGGGGGCTGATGGGATTGGAGGCTcccgcgcggggcgggggggcTGGGGCgagtggggaggggctgcctTTGTCCCGGGCCTGCGGTGACTCGGTCTCTTCgtctccccttcctccagcctgcAGAGGACTTTGGGACCTTCTTCTCCGCGGTGATTGATGCCAAGGTACGGGGAGCAGCGGGCGTTCCTGGGGCCGGGgccgaggccggacccgggggagacggaggaggaggggcgggggccTGAACCCGGGCGACCGGGCCCACTGCTTCCAGCAGGGCCGCTCCGGCCACACGTGCACCCCGCCCCAGCTTTGGACGAGGCGGAGTCGGCCGTAAGCAGAGAGCTCGCCTCCCGCACCCCTGCCGCCGGGCTCAGCTGGCTCCCCGCAAgtgcgtgtgtgcctgtgcatgCGCAGTAGGCCCTCCCATCTGCGTGTGGGCGTGCATGTGGGTCTCCCACAGGAACACACACGTCCACACGCACATATCTCCATACATGGACAAAGCCACCCACgggtgtgcacgcacacacattcgTGTTCATGTATGTATAGAGGCCACGTGTAGGTCTTCATGCGTGAGCATAAGCACACGTATACCTATGTACTTAAGCATGAGGACAGGTGGCCGTGCGCATGCGCTTGTGCACACTTGTGTGTTGTGTTTATACGTGAGTGCACCTGTACTTCTATCACACGCGCACACATGCGTGCGAGTGTGCGCATCTGCCCTCGTCGCCGCCGCGGCTCAGCCAGACTCGGGCGTCCGCCCTCGCCCCTCCCATTTTGGGTTCGGGCCCTTCCGGGACGGTGTTTCcggggtgtgtgttgggggctgCTGCTGGGAACGGCCCCCCAGCCGGCCCTGATGCCTCTCCTTCCGCCGCCGCAGTCCTTCGGCCGCATCCGGAAGTGGCTGGAGCACGCCCGCTCCTCGCCCAGCCTCACCGTCCTGGCAGGGGGCAAGTGTGACGACTCGGTGGGCTACTTCGTGGAGCCCTGCATCGTGGAGAGCAAGGACCCTCAGGAGCCTATCATGAAGGAGGTAGTGGGGCAGCAGCCTGGGTGTCGAGGGGTCAGTCTCACCCGAGCACAGCGTAggcacagggcctttgcatggcGTTTTTTCTCGTGCCattaccccatttcacagatgagaaactgaggctccgaggaGTCAAGGCACTTGCCCAGGATGGCAGTGCAGGGGTGGGGGTCCTCCCCCAGAGGCTGGCAGAGGGGACAGTGACACTGCTGGGCGGTTCCTGTGCCAGTTGCTGTCGGAAGTCTCCTGTTTCTGAGGGTCTGGGCCCTGGCTCTACGGGGCAGGTTTGGCCGGCAGCCAGGGCCAGAAAGTTTCTGGGCTCTTttgctgggtggggtggggtgaacAGGGCAGGAGCTGAGCCTGTGGCTGTCCTCAGAGGGGCCCGGGCAGGAGGCCGCGCCTGCAGGGGCTCAGGAGAGGGGCACAGGCTGAGCCTGGGCTCCTCCCCCCAGGAGATCTTCGGGCCTGTGCTGACCGTGTACGTCTACCCCGACGACCAGTACAAGGAGACGCTGCGGCTCGTGGACAGCACCACCAGCTACGGCCTCACGGGGGCAGTGTTCGCCCAGGATAAGTGAGTGGCCGCGGCCCCTTGGCTCTGGGCCTGGTGTCCTGCCCCCACCCTGGAGACCGCCCTCCTGGACCCGGACTCTAGTAATCATGCCGCCCCTGCTTTCTCCCTTCAGCCCGACTGGCTGGCAGCCGAGCACTGTCCGGGGAGGCAGCCAGCTCTTTGCTAAAATGCAGGGCCAGGGGCCCCACATGAGTCTGAGCATCTCGGGGCGGCCCGGGATCTGCGCTTTAACTGGCTCCCGGATTTGATGGCTCGTGCTGCACAGCGGGAGAGGGGCTCGGGGCTCACTGCTCATCTCCAGAGGCAGGAGTCGAGTCTGGGGCTCCTGCCAACCCCAGGCTCggcctttccttcctcccaggcTCTGGGGCCACCCTGTGTCCACCTCTGAGAGTGCAGGTGGGATTGGAACCTGAGTGGGGAGGGTCTGGGGGTTCCCCTGGCTCCCGATGGGCAGGAAAACTGGACCAGGATGGGCCACTCCCGTGAGTGTGTGTGGCTGACCCTCCATCGTCCTGTTCAGTCCTTGAACAGCCCTGCTGGGAGGTGAGCTAACCCCCttccagaggaggaagctgagtcTCAGAGACTCTAAGCACCCTGCCCAAGGGTGCACAGCCATGGGCTGGCCCGTGTCGCTGTCCCCGACTTGGCCTAGCACTTCACCTGGATGGCTGGCTTGGGCGGGGGCAGGTGAGGGGGTTGGAGGTGGGACCCGAGGCTGGAGGGCGGGGTGAGTGGCTGCCCTCTTACTGCTGCCCCACCTGGTAGGGACGTTGTCCAGGAGGCCACCAGGATGCTGAGGAATGCTGCTGGCAACTTCTACATCAACGACAAGTCCACCGGCTCGGTGGTGGGCCAGCAGCCCTTCGGGGGGGCCCGAGCCTCTGGTGAGTGGGTGCACCTGTCCAGAGGGGAGCCGAGTTCCTGGTGGGAGACCCTTCGTCTCCAGGGTTTTAGGAGTAATAGGAACAGTGCCACTTAACGAGCACTGTGGCCCAGGGGCTGTGCTAGCACAGGGCGCTGTCAACAACCTCATGAGCTAAGGCACTATTattcttcttcccattttatggagggggaaactgaggcccagggaggtgacgTGATTTGCTCCGGGGCACACAGCTAGGATGTGGTGGAGCTGGCTTTTGTCCCAGCACCCACACCTTTTACCACCATGTTCCAGGTCACTTCAGTCCAACACCCTCcttttta
This genomic interval carries:
- the ALDH4A1 gene encoding delta-1-pyrroline-5-carboxylate dehydrogenase, mitochondrial — its product is MLLSPALRRALLARPWRGAGLRWKHTSALTVANEPILAFTRGSPERDALQKALKDLKGRTEAIPCVVGDEEVWTSDVQYQVSPFNHRHKVAKFCYADKALLNKAIEAALAARKEWDLKPVADRAQIFLRAADMLSGPHRAEVLAKTMVGQGKTVIQAEIDAAAELIDFFRFNAKFAVELEGQQPISVPPSTNSVVYRGLEGFVAAISPFNFTAIGGNLAGAPALMGNVVLWKPSDTAMLASYAVYRVLREAGLPPNIIQFVPADGPTFGDTVTSSEHLCGINFTGSVPTFKHLWKQVAQNLDRFRTFPRLAGECGGKNFHFVHRSADVDSVVSGTLRSAFEYGGQKCSACSRLYVPRSLWPQIKGRLLEEHGRIKVGDPAEDFGTFFSAVIDAKSFGRIRKWLEHARSSPSLTVLAGGKCDDSVGYFVEPCIVESKDPQEPIMKEEIFGPVLTVYVYPDDQYKETLRLVDSTTSYGLTGAVFAQDKDVVQEATRMLRNAAGNFYINDKSTGSVVGQQPFGGARASGTNDKPGGPHYILRWTSPQVIKETHAPLGDWRYSYMH